One segment of Ascidiaceihabitans donghaensis DNA contains the following:
- a CDS encoding SDR family NAD(P)-dependent oxidoreductase produces MEIAGKTAFVTGGASGIGLEIGRMLMEQGANVMLADLVPERLKAAKAELGQVETVLCDVADPGSVKAAAEKTIETFGKVHIVVNNAGVSLGHTPGDTPLEDWQWLVDINFMGVIHGIEAFTPLIKAHGEGGYFINTASMSGHLATQQLSAYTATKFAVVGLSESLRMDLAADNIGVSVLCPGWVKTDINKAHEGRPSGVDDEDAPSEAMQMVTEAVDNGLSPRSVAEWTVECMQAGRFYIFTHPSMRRWVQKRHDLIDADYGAIENDPRFKDR; encoded by the coding sequence ATGGAAATCGCAGGTAAAACGGCCTTTGTCACGGGCGGTGCCTCAGGCATCGGGTTGGAAATCGGGCGCATGCTGATGGAACAAGGGGCCAATGTGATGCTGGCTGACCTTGTGCCGGAACGACTGAAAGCGGCGAAAGCGGAATTGGGGCAGGTGGAAACGGTGCTGTGCGATGTGGCAGACCCCGGTTCGGTGAAGGCTGCCGCAGAAAAGACGATCGAGACCTTCGGCAAAGTCCATATCGTTGTGAACAACGCAGGGGTGTCGTTGGGGCATACGCCGGGCGATACGCCGCTTGAAGACTGGCAATGGCTTGTCGACATCAACTTCATGGGGGTCATTCACGGCATTGAAGCCTTTACGCCATTGATCAAAGCCCATGGAGAAGGGGGCTACTTTATCAACACAGCATCGATGTCGGGGCATTTGGCAACGCAGCAGTTGAGCGCCTACACCGCGACCAAATTCGCAGTTGTGGGCCTGTCTGAAAGCCTGCGCATGGATTTGGCGGCTGACAATATCGGTGTGTCCGTGCTGTGTCCGGGCTGGGTGAAAACCGACATCAACAAAGCCCACGAAGGCCGGCCTTCGGGTGTGGACGACGAAGACGCGCCCTCGGAGGCGATGCAAATGGTAACAGAAGCCGTGGACAATGGCCTGTCCCCAAGATCCGTGGCGGAATGGACGGTCGAATGTATGCAAGCAGGACGCTTTTACATTTTCACACACCCTTCCATGCGGCGTTGGGTGCAAAAGCGGCACGATCTGATTGATGCCGATTATGGCGCGATTGAAAACGACCCGCGTTTTAAAGATCGTTAG
- a CDS encoding DUF1501 domain-containing protein, translating to MMTDAVSRRTFLSRTGLIGCSLAASPLMTPISFAAAPWDTRLVVIILRGGLDGLDAVQPYGDPAYAALRPKALAGGPQNGGIDLDGYFALHPGMAGLMPLWTAGELGFVHAVSTPYRDKRSHFDGQDLLEAGTDTLAEGARDGWLNRMLQAVPGVQADTAYAIGRGDMQLLKGPAPVANWSPEADLTLSPQAERLMDLLMQDDPEMHAALAEAQMLSEGGGGGMAMADDGGEMMMAQMQQASKGASHRKIARFAGQRLRKDARVAAFSLNGWDTHQAQGRNLTRALERLSETILTLKDTLKGPVWKKTAVVVMTEFGRTARENGTGGTDHGTGGLMITAGGAVRGGRVLGHWPGLDSGALYENRDLMPTRDVRAHAAWVMRGLIGLDKSVLENSVFPGLDLGDDPGLLL from the coding sequence ATGATGACTGACGCTGTATCCCGCCGCACATTCTTGTCCCGAACCGGTCTTATTGGTTGTTCGTTGGCAGCCAGCCCTTTGATGACGCCGATCAGCTTTGCCGCAGCCCCCTGGGACACGCGTCTGGTGGTGATTATCTTGCGTGGCGGTCTGGATGGGTTGGATGCCGTGCAACCCTACGGCGATCCTGCCTACGCGGCCTTGCGTCCCAAAGCTTTGGCAGGGGGGCCACAAAACGGCGGCATAGACTTGGACGGCTATTTCGCATTGCATCCCGGCATGGCCGGCCTGATGCCACTGTGGACCGCAGGCGAATTGGGATTTGTGCACGCGGTATCGACGCCCTACCGCGACAAACGCAGCCACTTTGACGGGCAGGATTTGCTGGAAGCCGGCACAGATACGCTGGCCGAAGGGGCACGTGACGGCTGGCTAAACCGCATGTTGCAAGCCGTGCCGGGCGTGCAAGCGGACACCGCCTATGCCATCGGGCGTGGCGACATGCAGCTGTTGAAGGGCCCTGCCCCCGTGGCAAACTGGTCCCCCGAAGCGGACCTTACGTTGAGCCCGCAAGCCGAGCGTCTGATGGATCTGCTGATGCAAGACGACCCCGAGATGCACGCAGCTTTGGCCGAAGCGCAAATGCTGTCCGAAGGCGGCGGTGGCGGCATGGCCATGGCCGACGATGGCGGTGAGATGATGATGGCCCAGATGCAGCAAGCCAGCAAAGGTGCGTCACATCGCAAAATCGCACGTTTTGCGGGGCAACGCCTGCGCAAAGACGCCCGCGTTGCGGCATTTTCGTTGAACGGTTGGGACACGCATCAGGCGCAGGGCCGCAATCTGACCCGCGCACTGGAACGTCTGTCCGAGACAATTTTGACCCTGAAAGACACGCTGAAAGGCCCTGTGTGGAAAAAGACTGCCGTGGTCGTCATGACCGAATTCGGGCGCACAGCCCGCGAGAATGGCACAGGCGGCACGGACCATGGCACGGGTGGTTTGATGATCACAGCAGGCGGTGCCGTGCGCGGCGGGCGTGTGCTGGGCCATTGGCCCGGACTGGACAGCGGCGCCCTTTATGAAAACCGCGATTTGATGCCGACCCGTGACGTCCGCGCCCATGCGGCTTGGGTGATGCGCGGCCTTATCGGTTTGGACAAATCCGTGTTGGAAAACTCGGTGTTTCCGGGTCTGGATTTGGGTGATGATCCGGGTTTGCTTTTGTAA
- a CDS encoding GNAT family N-acetyltransferase: protein MTPTTTRKAKASDLPQVLEMIHALAAFHGDTATLDLETLQKEAQQWVHIIVAEQGDTLVGYATMLPLAQLQFGARGYDIHHMFVREGLRGMGVGKALIARCVEHAQAQGCKYVMVGTTPDNVAAQAAYSACGFERRDGAAPRFLYRI, encoded by the coding sequence TTGACCCCGACCACCACTCGCAAAGCCAAGGCCAGTGACCTGCCACAGGTGTTAGAGATGATCCACGCTTTGGCAGCGTTCCACGGCGACACAGCGACGCTGGACCTCGAAACGTTGCAAAAAGAGGCGCAGCAATGGGTTCATATCATCGTAGCGGAACAGGGCGACACGCTGGTGGGATACGCCACCATGCTACCCTTGGCGCAGTTACAATTCGGCGCGCGTGGCTATGACATTCACCACATGTTTGTGCGTGAAGGTTTGCGTGGCATGGGGGTTGGCAAAGCGCTTATTGCGCGGTGTGTTGAACACGCCCAAGCCCAAGGCTGCAAATATGTTATGGTGGGCACGACGCCAGACAATGTCGCGGCCCAAGCGGCCTATTCCGCTTGCGGATTTGAGCGGCGCGATGGCGCCGCGCCGCGTTTTCTGTACCGCATCTAG
- the aspS gene encoding aspartate--tRNA ligase, whose product MHAYRSHSCADLTAANVGDTVRLSGWVHRVRDHGGILFIDLRDHYGMTQVLCDPDSPVFKDMEKVRSEWCICIDGTVKARDPELVNDKIPTGEIEVFVRGLEVLGAAAELPLMVFGDQEYPEETRLKYRYLDLRREKMQRNMALRSDVVASMRRRMWDQKFREYQTPIITASSPEGARDFLVPSRLHPGKFYALPQAPQQFKQLLMVSGFDKYFQIAPCFRDEDPRADRSPTDFYQLDLEMSFVEQQDVFDTIQPVITGIFEEFGGGRNVDQTWEQISYRDAALWYGSDKPDLRNPIKMQVVSEHFAGSGFAIFAKLLEQDGTEVRAIPAPKGGSRKFCDRMNKFAQQEGLPGMGYIFWREKTADSVAQEMGITVKEAQAKLKSGEVEGGMEAAGPLAKNIGPERTEAIRQQLDLGLGDAAFFLGGKPKAFEGVAGKARNVIGNELGLTDLNRFAFAWIVDFPIYEQDEETGKIDFEHNPFSMPQGGMDALNGDPLEVLGYQYDLACNGYELVSGAIRNHKPEIMFKAFEIAGYGKEEVEKRFGGMVNAFQYGAPPHGGCAAGVDRIVMLLADADNLRDVILFPMNQKAEDLMMSAPSTPMSDQLMELGLRVIPQD is encoded by the coding sequence ATGCACGCCTACCGAAGCCACTCCTGCGCCGATCTGACTGCTGCCAATGTGGGCGATACTGTGCGCCTGTCAGGCTGGGTTCACCGTGTTCGCGATCATGGTGGCATCCTGTTCATCGATTTGCGCGACCATTACGGCATGACACAAGTGCTGTGTGACCCCGACAGCCCAGTGTTCAAGGACATGGAAAAGGTGCGGTCCGAATGGTGTATTTGCATTGATGGTACCGTAAAGGCCCGCGACCCCGAACTGGTGAACGACAAAATCCCAACCGGAGAGATCGAAGTGTTCGTGCGCGGCCTTGAGGTTTTGGGCGCTGCCGCCGAATTGCCACTGATGGTGTTTGGTGATCAAGAATACCCCGAAGAAACGCGCCTGAAATACCGCTATCTCGACTTGCGCCGCGAGAAGATGCAGCGCAACATGGCGTTGCGATCAGACGTTGTGGCATCCATGCGTCGTCGCATGTGGGATCAGAAGTTCCGCGAATACCAGACGCCGATCATCACGGCTTCTTCCCCCGAAGGTGCGCGCGACTTCTTGGTGCCCTCGCGTCTGCACCCCGGCAAATTCTACGCCCTGCCCCAAGCCCCCCAGCAGTTCAAACAGCTGTTGATGGTGTCCGGCTTTGACAAATATTTCCAAATCGCGCCGTGCTTTCGCGATGAAGACCCGCGTGCGGATCGGTCCCCTACCGATTTTTACCAGCTTGACCTTGAGATGAGCTTTGTGGAGCAGCAGGACGTTTTTGACACGATCCAGCCAGTGATCACGGGCATCTTTGAAGAGTTCGGTGGCGGTCGCAATGTCGATCAGACATGGGAGCAAATCAGCTACCGCGATGCGGCCCTTTGGTACGGCAGCGACAAGCCCGACTTGCGCAACCCTATCAAAATGCAGGTTGTGTCCGAGCATTTCGCAGGCTCCGGCTTTGCGATTTTTGCGAAACTGCTGGAACAAGACGGCACCGAAGTGCGCGCCATCCCCGCGCCCAAAGGCGGATCGCGCAAGTTCTGTGATCGTATGAACAAATTCGCCCAACAAGAAGGGCTGCCCGGCATGGGCTATATTTTCTGGCGCGAAAAGACTGCCGATTCAGTCGCGCAGGAAATGGGCATCACCGTGAAAGAAGCCCAAGCCAAGCTGAAATCCGGCGAAGTTGAGGGCGGCATGGAAGCGGCTGGCCCACTCGCCAAGAACATCGGACCAGAGCGTACAGAAGCCATCCGCCAGCAGTTGGACCTTGGCCTTGGCGATGCGGCATTCTTCTTGGGCGGCAAACCCAAAGCCTTTGAAGGGGTCGCTGGCAAGGCGCGCAACGTCATCGGCAATGAATTGGGCCTGACCGATTTGAACCGCTTTGCCTTTGCATGGATCGTCGATTTCCCGATCTACGAACAGGATGAAGAAACCGGCAAAATCGACTTTGAACACAACCCGTTTTCCATGCCGCAGGGTGGGATGGACGCGCTGAACGGCGATCCTTTGGAGGTGCTGGGCTATCAGTACGATTTGGCCTGCAACGGCTACGAACTGGTGTCGGGCGCCATCCGGAACCACAAGCCAGAGATCATGTTCAAAGCGTTTGAAATCGCAGGATACGGCAAGGAAGAAGTCGAAAAACGCTTTGGCGGCATGGTCAATGCCTTCCAATACGGCGCCCCGCCCCACGGGGGTTGTGCCGCAGGGGTGGACCGCATCGTGATGTTGCTTGCAGACGCCGACAACCTGCGCGACGTGATCTTGTTCCCGATGAACCAAAAGGCTGAAGACCTAATGATGTCCGCGCCAAGCACGCCGATGTCGGATCAGCTGATGGAACTGGGGCTGCGGGTTATTCCACAGGATTGA
- a CDS encoding TIGR02300 family protein, translating to MPKEEWGTKRLCPTTGKRFYDLNKNPIVSPYTGETVVVDASKTRMIAADEEDAVTAKAKATESDDEDVVLDDDDDVDVDLGDDILDDDDEDADTVPLEEIADVASEGDDDS from the coding sequence ATGCCCAAAGAAGAATGGGGCACGAAGCGTTTGTGCCCAACGACCGGCAAACGCTTCTACGACCTGAACAAAAACCCGATTGTCAGCCCCTACACGGGTGAGACTGTTGTGGTGGATGCCTCCAAGACGCGCATGATTGCAGCGGACGAAGAGGATGCTGTGACAGCCAAAGCCAAAGCGACAGAATCGGATGACGAGGATGTGGTGCTGGATGACGATGATGACGTCGATGTCGATCTGGGGGATGATATCCTGGATGACGACGATGAAGACGCGGACACTGTCCCGTTGGAAGAGATCGCAGATGTTGCGTCAGAAGGCGACGACGACAGCTGA
- a CDS encoding GcvT family protein, with protein MKSRTKAVVIGGGIAGCSTLYHLTQEGWTDVVLVERDELTSGTTWHSAAQVTNFGMNQTMVGLKTHSINLYQELRDDPDYPVQYNHGDGGIRLANSEAQMDGYRHFASMARGMDVEFEVIDAEECARRHPLISTDNLLGGLWDGNDGDIDPASLCQALARRARKAGAEVYRQTDVTGLTQHKDDTWTVHTNKGDIDCDVVVNACGYRVNEVGAMMGVHHPVASMEHQYFVTDEIPGIVEAGHRMPLLRCPISDYYCRQEKNGLLLGFYEQDCKTWGMDGISPDFSNDLCPDDLDRVTDVLEGAFERMPALMEVGIKNIVNGPITYTIDGAPLVGPIPGKRNAFCIIGLRAGLGEGGGHGWLLAQQIVHGEACYDTWCIDPRRFTGHANVELTALKAIEDYQNEFRFHFPHEHRPAGRPAKTTPLTPVMAAEGAEFTVVNGWERVDYIRPSADFHETHGFWFNEAFGVVARDVKAVQNGVGLAEVNGFNRFELTGADRQTFLDRMICGRVTSKVGKVGLGYLLNDHGMVKAEATIAHLDADRTWYGSAAAAEFHDMDWLTQHVRKDEDVQIRSLTNDQTILVLAGPKARDVLTAVSRGDWSATAFPWLSVRECYVGIAPATVMSVSFSGELAYEIHVPNAQLYAAYLALRAAGQPHDLHLFGARAIESMRMEKGYLHWKADLLTEFDPFQTGLHRFVKMDKDFVGKSALLARQDLGDQMELVSMVLDTDKMPAHPGASVMCDGQVIGTVSSGDWGHRVAMNLAYAYVDPAFAAEGTTFEVDCLGQMVPARVIPAGPYDPALARVRA; from the coding sequence ATGAAATCACGGACCAAAGCAGTTGTCATAGGGGGCGGCATCGCCGGATGTTCCACTCTGTACCACCTCACGCAGGAAGGCTGGACCGATGTGGTTTTGGTCGAACGTGATGAATTGACCAGCGGCACCACGTGGCATTCTGCGGCCCAAGTCACCAACTTTGGTATGAACCAGACGATGGTCGGCCTCAAAACCCATTCCATCAACCTGTACCAAGAATTGCGCGATGATCCGGATTATCCGGTGCAGTACAATCACGGCGACGGCGGTATCCGCCTTGCCAACAGTGAGGCACAAATGGATGGCTACCGCCACTTTGCGTCTATGGCGCGGGGCATGGATGTCGAATTCGAAGTCATCGACGCCGAAGAATGCGCTCGCCGCCACCCGCTGATTTCCACGGACAACCTGCTGGGCGGTTTGTGGGATGGCAATGACGGCGACATTGATCCCGCATCCTTGTGTCAGGCGCTGGCCCGTCGTGCCCGCAAGGCCGGGGCCGAAGTGTACCGCCAAACCGACGTCACCGGCCTGACCCAACACAAAGACGACACATGGACCGTGCACACCAACAAAGGCGACATAGATTGCGATGTGGTTGTGAACGCTTGTGGCTACCGCGTGAACGAAGTCGGCGCGATGATGGGTGTGCATCATCCGGTGGCGTCCATGGAGCACCAGTATTTTGTCACCGACGAAATCCCCGGCATTGTAGAGGCGGGTCACCGCATGCCGCTGTTGCGTTGCCCGATCAGCGACTATTACTGCCGTCAGGAAAAGAACGGCCTGTTGCTGGGGTTCTACGAACAAGATTGCAAAACATGGGGCATGGACGGCATTTCGCCCGATTTTTCCAATGACCTCTGCCCCGATGATCTGGACCGTGTCACAGACGTGCTTGAAGGCGCGTTTGAACGGATGCCCGCATTGATGGAAGTTGGCATCAAGAACATCGTGAATGGCCCGATCACCTATACCATTGACGGGGCACCTTTGGTTGGGCCGATCCCGGGCAAGCGCAACGCGTTCTGCATCATCGGTCTGCGGGCGGGGCTGGGTGAAGGTGGCGGCCATGGCTGGTTGTTGGCGCAACAGATTGTACATGGCGAGGCCTGCTATGACACATGGTGCATCGATCCGCGCCGCTTTACCGGCCACGCCAATGTAGAACTGACCGCATTGAAGGCCATTGAGGACTATCAAAACGAATTCCGGTTCCATTTTCCACATGAACACCGCCCCGCCGGACGTCCCGCCAAGACCACGCCTTTGACGCCGGTTATGGCTGCGGAAGGCGCGGAATTTACGGTTGTGAACGGTTGGGAGCGTGTGGATTACATTCGCCCCTCTGCCGATTTCCACGAAACCCACGGCTTTTGGTTCAACGAAGCCTTCGGCGTGGTCGCCCGCGATGTCAAAGCGGTGCAAAACGGCGTGGGCTTGGCAGAGGTCAACGGTTTCAACCGGTTTGAACTTACAGGCGCGGACCGTCAGACCTTTTTGGACCGTATGATCTGTGGTCGCGTTACCTCAAAGGTTGGCAAAGTCGGCTTGGGCTATCTACTGAATGACCACGGCATGGTGAAGGCCGAAGCCACCATTGCCCATCTGGATGCAGATCGCACATGGTACGGGTCGGCCGCCGCCGCCGAATTCCACGATATGGATTGGTTGACGCAACATGTGCGCAAAGACGAAGACGTCCAGATCCGGTCCCTAACCAATGACCAAACCATCCTTGTTCTGGCAGGTCCAAAGGCCCGCGATGTGCTAACAGCCGTCAGTCGCGGCGATTGGTCCGCGACCGCCTTCCCATGGCTGTCCGTGCGTGAATGCTATGTCGGCATCGCCCCTGCCACGGTCATGTCCGTCAGTTTTTCCGGCGAACTGGCCTATGAAATCCACGTACCAAACGCGCAGCTTTATGCCGCGTATCTGGCGCTACGTGCAGCCGGTCAGCCCCACGATTTGCACCTGTTTGGTGCACGCGCCATCGAAAGCATGCGTATGGAGAAGGGGTATCTGCATTGGAAAGCGGATCTGCTGACGGAATTCGATCCTTTCCAGACAGGTCTTCACCGTTTTGTAAAAATGGACAAAGATTTTGTTGGCAAATCCGCATTGCTTGCGCGGCAAGACCTTGGGGATCAGATGGAACTTGTGTCTATGGTTTTGGACACAGACAAGATGCCCGCCCATCCCGGTGCCTCTGTGATGTGTGACGGTCAGGTCATCGGCACGGTTTCATCAGGTGACTGGGGCCACCGCGTCGCAATGAACTTGGCGTATGCCTATGTTGATCCCGCATTTGCAGCTGAAGGGACCACGTTTGAAGTAGATTGCCTTGGGCAGATGGTACCTGCGCGGGTTATCCCAGCCGGCCCTTATGATCCGGCTTTAGCGCGTGTTCGCGCCTGA
- a CDS encoding GntR family transcriptional regulator, whose amino-acid sequence MEKPAHPLIKPTEPVTPAIGAAHDRVYRQLRGRIMHGEIMPGQPLTLRGIGKEFGVSMTPARESVRRLVAEGALTMSTSGRISTPRLTNERIEELAALRALIETELASRALPRAHMALIERLQTINSTVAEAVAHRDAVSYIRTNLEFHRTLYLRAQAPAMLAMSETVWLQMGPTMRALYGRLRRTEPPQYHRLIIAALRAGDEPGLRLAVRSDVTQGLRMLAS is encoded by the coding sequence ATGGAAAAACCCGCCCATCCCTTGATCAAGCCGACTGAACCCGTAACACCCGCCATCGGCGCCGCCCATGATCGTGTGTATCGGCAGCTCAGGGGGCGCATCATGCACGGTGAAATCATGCCGGGTCAGCCGCTGACATTGCGTGGGATCGGTAAGGAATTTGGGGTCTCCATGACACCTGCCCGCGAATCCGTGCGCCGATTGGTGGCCGAAGGGGCGCTTACCATGTCCACGTCGGGCCGCATTTCCACACCGCGCCTGACAAATGAGCGGATCGAAGAACTGGCGGCTTTACGTGCCCTGATCGAAACAGAGCTGGCCAGCCGTGCCTTGCCCCGTGCCCACATGGCGCTGATTGAACGGCTGCAGACGATCAACAGCACCGTGGCAGAGGCCGTGGCGCACCGCGATGCCGTCAGCTATATCCGCACCAACCTTGAATTTCACCGCACCCTTTACCTTCGCGCCCAAGCGCCTGCGATGCTGGCCATGTCGGAAACGGTCTGGTTGCAAATGGGGCCAACGATGCGTGCGCTTTATGGGCGGCTTAGACGGACAGAACCGCCACAGTATCACCGTCTGATCATTGCGGCATTGCGGGCAGGCGATGAACCTGGGCTGCGTCTTGCCGTGCGGTCCGATGTGACACAAGGATTAAGGATGTTGGCCAGTTGA
- a CDS encoding DUF1800 domain-containing protein, producing MAGFNSELAAIRFGCGLSPVVDAPRSIDTMLQGLQSADAMAQTFPIESFDTFRETRMKAVAAQRKILKENRGSDIGKAARKQRNVLNRIARTDKGRWLGQTLLRRSYTEQGFFERLAFFWGDHFSAQGKQGLIRRATSPYIEDAIRPNMTGQFADLLKAAVLHPLMLTYLDQHRSVGPNSAFAVRKTAQGKAAGLNENLAREVLELHTLGVNGPYTQTDVTQLAELFTGLTFQVNVGFKFRKDMVEPGAETVLGKTYGDQMNRAPVLAVLDDLAVHPATARHVAWKLAMHFVSDTPEPALIDHVAAAFQATDGNLMAVYTALLDHPAAWQTDKMNFKFPVDFVGSACRALAIPPAPIQAFDEKGMQNAISTPMAMMGQNWQLPIGPDGWPEEDSEWITPQGLSGRVRWAMAVPQVLQPALPDPREFVDAALGSFAPDAVRFAASAAESKTEAIGLVLASPAFQRR from the coding sequence GTGGCAGGGTTTAATTCGGAATTGGCAGCGATCCGCTTTGGGTGTGGTCTGTCACCGGTGGTGGATGCGCCGCGCAGCATCGACACGATGTTGCAAGGTTTGCAAAGCGCTGATGCAATGGCGCAGACCTTCCCTATCGAAAGCTTCGACACGTTCCGCGAAACCCGCATGAAAGCTGTGGCCGCCCAACGTAAGATTTTAAAAGAAAACCGTGGCAGCGACATCGGCAAAGCGGCCCGCAAGCAACGCAATGTGTTAAACCGGATTGCGCGCACCGACAAAGGCCGGTGGCTCGGGCAAACCCTGTTGCGACGCAGCTACACCGAACAGGGCTTTTTCGAACGTTTGGCGTTTTTCTGGGGCGACCATTTTTCGGCGCAAGGCAAGCAGGGCCTGATCCGCCGCGCGACAAGCCCCTATATCGAGGACGCCATTCGCCCCAATATGACAGGGCAGTTTGCGGATCTTCTGAAAGCCGCCGTTTTACACCCTTTGATGCTGACCTATCTGGATCAGCACCGTTCCGTTGGGCCGAACAGTGCGTTTGCCGTGCGCAAAACGGCGCAAGGCAAGGCGGCGGGCCTGAACGAAAACCTCGCGCGTGAGGTGCTGGAATTGCACACTTTGGGTGTGAACGGCCCCTATACCCAAACGGATGTCACCCAACTGGCCGAGCTGTTCACCGGGCTGACGTTTCAGGTCAACGTAGGCTTCAAATTTCGCAAAGACATGGTGGAGCCCGGGGCTGAAACCGTCTTGGGCAAAACCTACGGTGACCAGATGAACCGCGCACCCGTTCTGGCAGTGCTGGATGATTTGGCAGTGCATCCTGCCACGGCCCGCCACGTGGCATGGAAGCTGGCGATGCACTTTGTGTCTGACACACCCGAACCTGCGCTGATCGATCATGTTGCTGCGGCGTTTCAGGCGACGGATGGGAATTTGATGGCGGTTTACACGGCACTTCTGGACCATCCGGCCGCGTGGCAGACCGACAAGATGAATTTCAAATTTCCCGTCGATTTTGTGGGCTCTGCCTGCCGTGCGTTGGCGATACCCCCCGCCCCGATTCAGGCCTTTGATGAAAAAGGCATGCAAAACGCCATTTCCACGCCGATGGCGATGATGGGGCAAAACTGGCAACTGCCGATTGGCCCGGACGGGTGGCCCGAAGAAGACAGTGAATGGATCACACCCCAAGGGCTGTCGGGCCGCGTGCGTTGGGCGATGGCCGTGCCGCAAGTCTTGCAGCCTGCCTTGCCCGACCCCCGCGAATTTGTGGATGCGGCCTTGGGCAGTTTCGCACCGGATGCCGTGCGCTTTGCCGCCTCTGCCGCCGAAAGCAAAACCGAAGCAATCGGCCTTGTGCTGGCCTCTCCCGCGTTTCAACGCCGTTGA
- a CDS encoding GNAT family N-acetyltransferase — protein sequence MTQQRPLGPIVENWTPPPAPTGVPLQGAFAYLEPLNAEAHAALLFRAFAGHDSVWDYLPYGPFSSAAQYHRWAREHAGQNDPFFYAIRNEASGTWEGVASFLRVDPAAGSIEIGHINLSPALQQTPAATQALYLMMDWAFDAGYRRVEWKCNALNLPSRRAGQRLGFSYEGVFRQATITKGRNRDTAWFAVIDAEWPALKEAFAAWLAPSNFDASGRQIESLSDLTRLVRVASDPALTS from the coding sequence ATGACACAACAGCGCCCCCTTGGCCCGATCGTTGAAAACTGGACCCCGCCACCGGCCCCGACAGGTGTGCCGTTGCAGGGGGCGTTTGCATATCTTGAACCTTTGAACGCTGAAGCGCATGCGGCTTTGCTGTTTCGCGCTTTTGCAGGTCATGATTCGGTGTGGGATTACCTACCCTACGGTCCGTTTTCTTCTGCTGCCCAATACCATCGTTGGGCACGGGAACATGCAGGGCAAAACGATCCGTTTTTCTACGCCATCCGAAATGAAGCCAGCGGCACATGGGAAGGCGTCGCCAGCTTTCTGCGCGTTGATCCGGCCGCGGGTTCTATTGAAATCGGTCACATAAACCTTAGCCCTGCGTTACAGCAAACCCCCGCGGCCACGCAGGCTTTGTATCTGATGATGGATTGGGCTTTTGACGCGGGATACCGCCGTGTGGAATGGAAATGCAACGCTTTGAACCTGCCCTCACGCCGGGCTGGTCAACGTTTGGGTTTCAGCTATGAGGGCGTGTTTCGCCAAGCCACAATCACCAAGGGGCGCAACCGCGACACCGCGTGGTTTGCCGTGATTGACGCCGAATGGCCCGCGCTGAAAGAAGCCTTTGCCGCGTGGTTGGCCCCGTCCAATTTTGATGCCTCAGGCCGGCAGATCGAAAGCCTTAGCGATCTGACGCGGCTGGTGCGGGTCGCAAGCGATCCCGCCCTGACATCCTAG
- a CDS encoding M48 family metallopeptidase codes for MGTHFLHGAPDVPVILRHSARARRISLRISQLDGRVTLTVPKGVSEAEALGFAHQKEGWIRDHLSKRGADAIVALGSEIPLGGQMFQVVAGQGRRVQISDGQIAVPGAAERVGARLVGHLKQIARARLAEACDDYATRLGKPYNKISIRDTRSRWGSCTSAGTLMFSWRLIMAPPDVLDYVAAHEVAHLAEMNHSAAFWAQVERIYGDHKGPRRWLRTTGNDLHRYRFTD; via the coding sequence ATGGGCACACATTTTCTACATGGGGCACCGGATGTGCCTGTGATATTGCGTCATTCTGCGCGGGCGCGGCGGATTTCACTGCGCATTTCCCAGTTGGATGGCCGCGTGACGCTTACGGTGCCCAAAGGGGTCTCAGAGGCCGAAGCGCTGGGGTTCGCACACCAAAAGGAAGGCTGGATTCGGGACCATCTGTCCAAACGCGGGGCGGATGCTATTGTGGCGTTGGGGTCTGAAATCCCGCTTGGGGGGCAGATGTTTCAGGTTGTGGCAGGACAAGGGCGTCGTGTGCAAATCAGCGATGGCCAGATTGCGGTGCCGGGGGCGGCAGAGCGGGTCGGTGCCCGTCTGGTTGGGCATCTCAAGCAGATTGCACGGGCGCGACTGGCCGAGGCCTGCGATGACTATGCAACGCGGTTGGGCAAGCCCTACAACAAGATCAGCATACGCGATACGCGGTCGCGGTGGGGGTCATGCACCTCAGCAGGCACACTGATGTTTTCGTGGCGTCTGATTATGGCCCCGCCGGACGTTCTGGACTACGTGGCGGCGCATGAAGTGGCGCATTTGGCAGAAATGAATCATTCCGCGGCTTTTTGGGCGCAGGTCGAACGCATTTATGGGGACCACAAAGGGCCAAGGCGTTGGCTGCGGACCACAGGCAATGATTTGCATAGGTACCGCTTTACCGATTGA